The genomic interval taccAGTCACCATTGAATATAGATAATAGAAATACTTAATTTGCAGAATAGAATCTACAGAAACAAACGTTTCAATGTATGACCTTGAAagtgaataattgttaatagtCAATAGAATACAGTCTCAACAGTCTGAAACGAaacatttggtaaaaataagaaCAAACTTATTGAAATTATCACTAtatccctatgaactgttacaAAGACCAACAcgatattttcttaatattataattctctctagttatttttcttttttttttttcattcgcTACTTAATCAAAGCTTATTTTACGCACACAGATTCACATATAAAAGCAGAAGACTTACTCAACCATCATCACAATAACAGAAAAGTGTATATATGTCTTACATTTTTAGCTGAGAATCAATTTCGCATCAGATAGAAAGCAGAAAAGGAAGAGAGAGTTTAGAGAGATCAAAGTGAGGAAGAGGAGAGGAGCGCCGCGTCGAGTGGGAGTAAAGACCGAGTCTGAGATAGAATTAGTGGTAGTGGTAGtggtagtggtggtggtggtgtggTATGGTGTGGGTGCCGATGTTTAGGTCCTGTTTCTGAATCTTAACATTCCAATGTTAACACGTTCTTTGTCTCACTCACAAACCCAGATAGAGCTTGCCAGTTATAAAAGATGAAAAATCTGTGTATATATGTGGAAGGATAGTAATGAGAGAGTACTTACAGCCTTCAGAGACCGGAAGGCCATTGAGGAATGGGAGCTTCAAGTTGGAATCCAAAAGAAGAAGCCAGAGACAGAACTGATTTGATGATTGCGTAGTTTTCGACCTCGTAGATGGAGCAAGTGCTGTAGACTATTCTCTCCACTGATTATAAGCTGCCGAGTGTGTGATATGTGTTTTCCCAAGGGACTCGAATCACATATCTGTAGAAGCAGCTGCGTTTTTTAAGTAGGAAACTAGAAAATAGAAATAGCTCTTTCTCAAGAGATTTGTAGTAGCTAAATGGATACTTACAGGAAAATGCGTGCTCCACAGCCTTTCTTTGGAAAGCTGCAAGCTTCTTCAGTCTAAAATCGTCGACATCATTGCTCGATTGACCTCTGTGATGAATTAAATCAAAAGATATCTGTGATTTGGCGAAGTTGCAATAttggaagatgaagaagaagaagaagaagaagaagaggaagaagaaagatattaattattttttaaatcaaaattacataattaattattataatcctaatactAATATGATCATTTCAAAAGCAAAAATCTTATACATAATACACGAAAACTACAAATAAATTATCCCAATAAAAGTATctatcatttaattaaaaaataaaacataatcatttttaaaatcaaaattacATAACTATAATCCTAATCCTAATAGTAATAGGTTACATGTACATCTATATATAGCTACTAGTCACTAGTCACGAgagacaatattttttaaacaaataattagtaattagacTTTAGTTTAGTGGGGCTATATCAACCTTAGTTTTAGTCGTACGCATTGATTAGTTTTTCTTAATAAACTATTGTTTCTTCTAagaaacaaattaataaaatatgaagaTGATGAGAATGGTAATGGAATATCGTCCAGAGAAAGGTActtttgtaataaaatataataagagacaaagagaagatgaagatgaagattcTAGAAATAATAAACGTAGCAAGTATGGTGGATGGGTGAAGGAAAAGTTACTCGGAAGGGGAGGTTTTGGATGTGTTAACTTGATTAAGTTTAAAGAACCTCGACCACCGCACTATAAAGATTTGTCTGAGCTTTTGGCAGTAAAATCTGCACTAAATGATACTTGTTCAAAGGATCTAGTTAGGGAGATGAAAGTGTATGAGTCTCTTGGTTCCAGTCCTTTCATTGTTAAGTGCTACGGTCAATTAGATAATTATAATAAAGGGGAGGTAAATATGGcgatggagtatgcatcaggtGGGTCATTGGCTAGTGCGATCGAGAGTAAGAATAATGGAGATGGATTGAGTGAGTGGGAAGTGAAGGCACACACTTGCTCCATTCTTAAAGGGCTTGAGTTTATTCATGGAAAGGGTTTTGTGCATTGTGATTTGAAACCCGCAAACATTCTACTGGtggctgatgatgatgatgatagtcCTTATAGCGTCGATGGTTTTGTGGCGAAGATTGCTGATTTTGGTCTGGCTAAGACTAGTAGTGTTAGGAGTAATACTGGTGATGATGAGTGCATGAGGAGGTCAAAGGTTGGAGGAACTCTGTATTATCTTTCTCCCGAAGCTTTATTAGAAAATACTCAAGAAGAGGCGAGTGATATTTGGGCAGTTGGGTGTGTGGTTTTGCAAATGTTGACTGGACTAGTGCTGCCATGGTATGATAACCCCACCGAAAATCAGCTTTCCAGTATAATTAGTATAGACACTCCGTGTAGTGGTTTACCTTCGGATTGGCTTTCCAAGAATGCTTGGGATTTCTTGTTCAAGTGCTTTACTAGGAACCCTAATAATAGACCTTCTGCTCACATGTTACTAAACCATCCCTTTCTTCTCTCAGAAGATGACCAAGAAAATGATCAACAAATA from Cannabis sativa cultivar Pink pepper isolate KNU-18-1 chromosome 4, ASM2916894v1, whole genome shotgun sequence carries:
- the LOC115713389 gene encoding mitogen-activated protein kinase kinase kinase 20-like, translating into MAMEYASGGSLASAIESKNNGDGLSEWEVKAHTCSILKGLEFIHGKGFVHCDLKPANILLVADDDDDSPYSVDGFVAKIADFGLAKTSSVRSNTGDDECMRRSKVGGTLYYLSPEALLENTQEEASDIWAVGCVVLQMLTGLVLPWYDNPTENQLSSIISIDTPCSGLPSDWLSKNAWDFLFKCFTRNPNNRPSAHMLLNHPFLLSEDDQENDQQINHNDIDVDEDHANDGDSDDDGDSDGDDDGDGDGEDSEDVDDGDDDEEEYEDDDDDEQPPFYDSWFSSSP